In Phaseolus vulgaris cultivar G19833 chromosome 7, P. vulgaris v2.0, whole genome shotgun sequence, the genomic stretch GGAAAGTGCTTTTGGGAATTCTAATGCTCATTCCTGAATTCCCATACAAAAATGAAGAAGGAAGATTTAGTGTTTTTTAAGGTCACAGTAATGTATCTACACCTGTATAATTATGAATCAATGAATAACATTTGTAAGTTTCTTGTTTCAATGGCTACTATACTGATTATGGATGCTTTCTTTTGTTCTGACACTTGATTGTCGCTAATTATTCCTATCCTTATAATTTCTTCGTAAACTTTTGAACAGGTTCCTGGAAGTTGCTAAACTCAGAGCCGTGTGTTGGCTTGAAATTCGTGGGGTGTTAAAAACTCTTACCTTGTCCCCGGATACTCAGTATGCTGCTTATTTTGTTTTCAAGATGATCAATGCCCGTGGTTTTGAAAACATCTGTGTGGAGTTATCAGTTAATTTCGATGGTGACCATGGTAGTAGCaaaaatgtgtgtttggatCCAATCGAAGGATCACCAAACGAGAGAGGAGTTGCAGCAGGGTTGCAGCGTCCCATTGTAAGAAGTGATGGATGGTTGGAGATTGAGATGGGAGAATTATCCAATATTGGCTTAGAAGATGAAGTGCAGATGAGTGTGATGGAGGTAAAGAATGGTCAATGGAAGTCTGGCCTCTTTGTTGAAGGAATAGAGGTTAGGCCAAAGTATGAGAATTAAGCAACCGGAATTTACTGTGTAATCTAAACCGGAACTATATAATATATGCATAGGTCTTGCTTCGGGGATGGCAGAATGCTGCTTGCATATTTTAAGCATCAACCTTTGAACTATGATGTATTTTCGTACCAAACATGTACTTCCAACTTAAATAATTCAGTTCCTCTTACctgaacaaaaaaaaataaaaaataatattatacatGTTCCTATAATGCATCAACTTATTCATGCGGAGTTTTCTCATTTATCATATCATTTGTTGCTTCATGTCCACATACAACACAAAGGATAAACACATTCAAAAATTTCGTAATACACAATAATAACAAGATTTACAAACACATATTAACCAACATAACCAACaagatttaaaaatttatttaaaatatagactctgataaaaattaattttgaagtataattaaataaatatgtataataaagTATTAGTAAACCAAATTTGAACAAGTTAACAACTTCAATTTTACAGtttgaataatatataaaattaaattttaaataactttttaatggttaatatttctttcatcaataactttattatgatttattttatcCTTTTAAATATATCCAAATAAAATTCACTAATCATTATAGCTAAATGAAAGTTGGATACTATGATATTTATATGCATCCCATCAAGAAATATAGGTAATTAAACTACATGTCACgagtatatttttttgttattccTAGTTAATTACACCTAAAAAGTTATAGTTATTATTTGTCACATCACATTCACACCTcttttaatcaataataatatatacttAGGATCACTAGAATACA encodes the following:
- the LOC137828098 gene encoding putative F-box protein PP2-B12, with amino-acid sequence MEFEGLPEGCIADILSRTTPIDACRLSMVSKLFHSAADSDAVWERFLPSDYHSIISQCLLPNYPSKKALYLALSDHPVILDEGKKSFQLEKKSGKKCYMLAARALTIIWGGTDQYWKWLTHPDSRFLEVAKLRAVCWLEIRGVLKTLTLSPDTQYAAYFVFKMINARGFENICVELSVNFDGDHGSSKNVCLDPIEGSPNERGVAAGLQRPIVRSDGWLEIEMGELSNIGLEDEVQMSVMEVKNGQWKSGLFVEGIEVRPKYEN